The Leclercia sp. S52 genome has a segment encoding these proteins:
- a CDS encoding YbdD/YjiX family protein: MFDTLSKAGKYLGQAAKMMIGVPDYDNYVEHMRVNHPDQTPMTYEAFFRDRQDARYGAKGGAKCC; encoded by the coding sequence ATGTTCGACACCCTATCCAAAGCAGGTAAGTACTTAGGCCAGGCGGCAAAAATGATGATCGGCGTGCCGGACTACGACAACTACGTTGAGCATATGCGCGTCAACCATCCTGACCAGACCCCGATGACCTACGAAGCATTTTTCCGCGATCGCCAGGACGCCCGTTACGGCGCCAAAGGCGGAGCGAAGTGCTGTTAA
- a CDS encoding helix-turn-helix transcriptional regulator, which produces MAVQIIKDDEGKAQYAVIPYDEYFWMRLQLSEIDDETDDDLEDIEIEHDIYDDVWLPGDVCSIMTWQEVSLQAAWRIHRGLSQQEVADKLGISQSAVSQLEAVDSRPQKRTREKLAAIYGCKQEQISLYLPKEG; this is translated from the coding sequence ATGGCTGTTCAGATAATTAAGGACGATGAAGGGAAAGCACAGTACGCCGTTATCCCTTATGACGAATACTTTTGGATGCGCTTGCAATTATCAGAAATCGACGATGAAACGGATGACGACCTGGAAGATATTGAGATCGAGCACGATATCTACGATGACGTTTGGTTGCCCGGCGACGTGTGCAGCATCATGACCTGGCAGGAGGTCAGCCTGCAGGCCGCCTGGCGCATTCATCGCGGCTTATCGCAACAGGAGGTGGCCGACAAACTGGGCATCAGCCAGTCCGCCGTGTCACAGCTCGAAGCCGTCGACTCCCGTCCGCAGAAACGCACCCGTGAAAAACTGGCGGCTATTTACGGCTGTAAACAAGAGCAGATCAGTCTTTACCTGCCGAAAGAGGGTTAA